Proteins from one Mus caroli chromosome 3, CAROLI_EIJ_v1.1, whole genome shotgun sequence genomic window:
- the Asb17 gene encoding ankyrin repeat and SOCS box protein 17, translating into MNNSSKLCRKTSFPRGNLFCNLVEKIVKRPSLQFLGQWGYHCYEPRIYRTLAKILRYVDLEGFDNLLTDYIAFVEKSGYRFELNFNLEFTEICVNTILYWVFARKGNPDFVELLLKKTKDYVQDRSCSLALIWRTFTPVYCPSPLSGITPLLYVAQTRQSNILKILLQYGILEREKNPINIVLTILLYPSRVRIMVDHELIDIQEDAKTCLMLCSRVLSTISVREIETQLSLGRRPIIQNWLDYIPPTRYKNPCELVHLCRISIRTQLLANNMLPNGIFSLLIPTRLQNFLNLES; encoded by the exons ATGAATAACTCTTCTAAATTATGCCGGAAGACGTCTTTTCCAAGAGGCAATTTATTCTGTAACCTTGTTGAAAAGATAGTTAAGCGGCCCTCTCTGCAGTTTCTGGGCCAGTGGGGATACCACTGCTATGAACCCAGGATTTACAGAACACTGGCAAAAATCCTGAGGTATGTTGACTTGGAAGGCTTTGACAATCTCCTCACAGACTATATTGCTTTTGTGGAAAAGTCAGGATACCGTTTTGAACTCAACTTTAACCTTGAGTTTACTGAAATATGCGTGAATACCATTCTGTACTGGGTTTTCGCCAGGAAAGGTAATCCCGACTTCGTGGAACTGCTTCTCAAGAAGACGAAGGACTATGTCCAAGACAGAAGCTGCAGCCTGGCGCTGATATGGAG AACCTTCACACCCGTGTACTGCCCCAGCCCCCTGAGTGGCATCACACCTCTACTCTACGTGGCTCAGACAAGACAGTCAAATATCTTAAAAATTCTCCTGCAGTATGGAAtcctagaaagagaaaaaaaccctaTCAACATTGTTCTGACAATACTACTTTACCCTTCGAGAGTGAGAATAATGGTTGACCACGAGTTGATTGACATTCAAGAAGATGCCAAGACATGTTTAATGCTATGTTCCAGAGTGCTTTCTACGATCTCAGTCAGGGAGATAGAG ACACAGCTGAGCTTAGGACGACGCCCAATTATTCAAAATTGGTTGGACTACATCCCGCCAACAAGATACAAGAATCCATGTGAACTCGTCCACCTTTGCAGAATAAGCATCAGGACCCAACTGCTGGCCAACAACATGCTCCCAAATGGAATATTTTCCCTTCTAATTCCTACTCGTTTACAAAACTTCCTGAATTTAGAAAGCTAG